In Verrucomicrobia bacterium CG1_02_43_26, the DNA window TTACTGATTCTGACAGTTGGCGGCCTCACTCGCGGGAAGCCGGCTTTCATACCCGATGGTCAGCTAGTCCTCACGGGCGATTATGCAGATCCCCTTCCTCAAGCGCTTATTTTGACAGCGATTGTCATCGGCTTCGGGGTCGTTGCATTTACGCTCGTCATGCTTCAGCAAGTCTATAAAACAGTCGGTACAGACGACTTAGACCGGATGAAATCAACAGACTCA includes these proteins:
- a CDS encoding cation:proton antiporter (subunit C of antiporter complex involved in resistance to high concentrations of Na+, K+, Li+ and/or alkali) yields the protein MELLLAFVIGCLYASGVYLLLRRSIVKLVLGLALISQGTNLLILTVGGLTRGKPAFIPDGQLVLTGDYADPLPQALILTAIVIGFGVVAFTLVMLQQVYKTVGTDDLDRMKSTDS